The genomic region ATTGTAAATAAACcactggagtggggaggggggggaaggaCGGTGGccgaaaggaaacaaaaaaagtaacGCGAAAGCCCAAGGACGACGACCGTTAGGCGGGCGCGCGCTTCGAGTTTAGCCCCGCCCCATCCGTACCCCCGGCGCGCGCTCCCCTGTTCTCCCGCTCAGCAACGACAGCGGTTTTATGCGCGTGCGCGCGAAATAACGGCCGCTggcggagggaggaggggggtggaatCTTTgaagggggggaagagagaagccGCCCTGTCTCCCGCGCGCCCACCACCTGCGCCATCGTCAGCCAATCAGCGGCCATCTCAGGGGTCTCGCGCTTGGGGCGACTCGGGCTGCTGGGTGGCTCCCCCGTCCCTCCTCCCGCCAGAGTCCCTCTCGTACCTCCCCCCTCCCGCTGGCCTCGCGCGCGCTCGCGCTCGCGCCCGCTCCAGCCTCTTGTGTGTCCtcgcgccccccgcccgccctcccCGCGCGCAGTGTGCtccgctccccccaccctcctcctccttcccccctcccgcCCGCCCCGCGCGCCTCCTCCCTgggttccccctcccccactgccgcctcctcctcctcccgccccaGGGTGAGCGCgagccacctccctccctccctccgccaTGGATCCCGGCAACTGGAGCAGCTTCATCTTCCAGGTaacaaccccctccccccgcccccccacccccccttcccacaccccctcccgcccgccctccctcccgTCCCACCCCCCCTCCGCGCGCCCGGTGCGCGCGCagctgtccccctccctccctcgcgccctcccccgccctccccgaGGCGCCGGCTGGGCGCGCGCGCGGCGGGGGCCGAGGCTGCTCCctcgctccccccaccccgccccgccaggCTCcaaccgccgccgccgccgccgccgccgccgccgccgccgcccgggcccccgccccccccgcccccggcccccggccccgcggggcctcccgcccccacccaggGGGCgtcgccgccgccgtcgccgccgaGCTCCGCGGCCCGCCAGgcgccctccttccctccctccctcccgccggCCGGGGTgcgcgggcggcggggcggccCGCGGGCCATGCGTTCGGCGCGGCCCAGCCCGGCCGGCCGGGGGCGGCGCCCCGAGCCCGGGCCCCGCGCGGcccgcgcccccggcccccgctGAGCCCCGGGGGCCCCGCCGTGGCCGAGGCCATGTTCCCCGTGTTCCCTTGCACGCTGCTGGCCCCCCCCTTCCCCGTGCTGGGCCTGGACTCCCGGGGGGTGGGCGGCCTCATGAACTCCTTCCCGCCACCTCAGGGTCACGCCCAGAACCCCCTGCAGGTCGGGGCTGAGCTCCAGTCCCGCTTCTTTGCCTCCCAGGGCTGCGCCCAGAGTCCATTCCAGGTGAGTAGGGGCCGGCCGTGGCGGGCCGGGAGGGCGCCGACCCGCGGCCGCGGCCCACACGGCGCCTTGTCTTCGCAGGCCGCGCCGGCGCCCCCACCCACGCCCCAGCCCCCGGCGGCCGAGCCCCTCCAGGTGGACTTGCTCCCGGTTCTCGCCGCCGCCCAGGAGTctgccgccgccgcggccgccgccgcagctgccgctgccgccgccgccgtcgctgctgcgcccccggccccggccgccgCCTCCACAGTGGACACAGCGGCTCTGAAGCAGCCGCcggcgcccccgccgccgcccccgccggtGTCGGCGCCCGCGGCCGAGGCCGCGCCCCCTGTCTCTGCCGCCACCATCGCCGCAGCCGCGGCCACCGCCGTCGTAGCCCCAACCTCGACGGTCGCCGTGGCCCCGGTCGCCTCTGCCTTGGAGAAGAAGACAAAGAGCAAGGGGCCCTACATCTGCGCCCTGTGCGCCAAGGAGTTCAAGAACGGCTACAACCTCCGGAGGCACGAGGCCATCCACACGGGAGCCAAGGCCGGCCGGGTCCCCTCGGGTGCTATGAAGATGCCCACCATGGTGCCCCTGAGCCTCCTGAGCGTGCCCCAGCTGAGCGGagccggcgggggagggggagaggcggGTGCGGGCGGCGGAGCGGCCGCCGTGGCCGCGGGTGGCGTGGTGACCACGACCGCCTCGGGAAAGCGCATCCGGAAGAACCACGCCTGTGAGATGTGCGGCAAGGCCTTCCGCGACGTCTACCACCTGAACCGACACAAGCTGTCGCACTCGGACGAGAAGCCCTACCAGTGCCCGGTGTGCCAGCAGCGCTTCAAGCGCAAGGACCGCATGAGCTACCACGTGCGCTCACATGACGGCGCTGTGCACAAGCCCTACAACTGCTCCCACTGTGGCAAGAGCTTCTCCCGGTGTGCACGGGGCCTCGGCCGCCCactgggcgggggggcggggggggagggagggacggcAACGGAGGTGGCCTGGCCTTGGCTGGCGGGGAGGGAGGCGGCTTCTGAGGATGGGGACCGGGAGCCACTCcccgggaggagggaggaaagcctCTCCTGGTTACCAGGGAGCAGGGGGTGGTACTTAGCCAAGGAGGTGGGTCCTCCGCCTGGGAGGCGGCTTCGCGTGGGAGGAGGACCGGCCCGCCGGGCGGCAGGGGGACGGATTTCCTGCCGCACCGGGACTCGCGAGCCTGGGGCTTGGGCGAAAGTGCAGGCAGCTTAGGAAAGGCCGGGCGTGCTAATAAGAATTAAGCCGATTGGGGAGCACGTCCACACCCCAGGGCCCT from Halichoerus grypus chromosome 6, mHalGry1.hap1.1, whole genome shotgun sequence harbors:
- the MAZ gene encoding myc-associated zinc finger protein isoform X4, which codes for MDPGNWSSFIFQGHAQNPLQVGAELQSRFFASQGCAQSPFQAAPAPPPTPQPPAAEPLQVDLLPVLAAAQESAAAAAAAAAAAAAAAVAAAPPAPAAASTVDTAALKQPPAPPPPPPPVSAPAAEAAPPVSAATIAAAAATAVVAPTSTVAVAPVASALEKKTKSKGPYICALCAKEFKNGYNLRRHEAIHTGAKAGRVPSGAMKMPTMVPLSLLSVPQLSGAGGGGGEAGAGGGAAAVAAGGVVTTTASGKRIRKNHACEMCGKAFRDVYHLNRHKLSHSDEKPYQCPVCQQRFKRKDRMSYHVRSHDGAVHKPYNCSHCGKSFSRPDHLNSHVRQVHSTERPFKCEKCEAAFATKDRLRAHTVRHEEKVPCHVCGKMLSSAYISDHMKVHSQGPHHVCELCNKGTGEVCPMAVAAAAAAAAAAAVVTAPPTAVGSLSGAEGVPVSSQPLPSQPW
- the MAZ gene encoding myc-associated zinc finger protein isoform X1; translation: MFPVFPCTLLAPPFPVLGLDSRGVGGLMNSFPPPQGHAQNPLQVGAELQSRFFASQGCAQSPFQAAPAPPPTPQPPAAEPLQVDLLPVLAAAQESAAAAAAAAAAAAAAAVAAAPPAPAAASTVDTAALKQPPAPPPPPPPVSAPAAEAAPPVSAATIAAAAATAVVAPTSTVAVAPVASALEKKTKSKGPYICALCAKEFKNGYNLRRHEAIHTGAKAGRVPSGAMKMPTMVPLSLLSVPQLSGAGGGGGEAGAGGGAAAVAAGGVVTTTASGKRIRKNHACEMCGKAFRDVYHLNRHKLSHSDEKPYQCPVCQQRFKRKDRMSYHVRSHDGAVHKPYNCSHCGKSFSRPDHLNSHVRQVHSTERPFKCEKCEAAFATKDRLRAHTVRHEEKVPCHVCGKMLSSAYISDHMKVHSQGPHHVCELCNKGFTTAAYLRIHAVKDHGLQAPRADRILCKLCSVHCKTPAQLAGHMQTHLGGAAPPVPGDAPQPQPTC
- the MAZ gene encoding myc-associated zinc finger protein isoform X2, which gives rise to MFPVFPCTLLAPPFPVLGLDSRGVGGLMNSFPPPQGHAQNPLQVGAELQSRFFASQGCAQSPFQAAPAPPPTPQPPAAEPLQVDLLPVLAAAQESAAAAAAAAAAAAAAAVAAAPPAPAAASTVDTAALKQPPAPPPPPPPVSAPAAEAAPPVSAATIAAAAATAVVAPTSTVAVAPVASALEKKTKSKGPYICALCAKEFKNGYNLRRHEAIHTGAKAGRVPSGAMKMPTMVPLSLLSVPQLSGAGGGGGEAGAGGGAAAVAAGGVVTTTASGKRIRKNHACEMCGKAFRDVYHLNRHKLSHSDEKPYQCPVCQQRFKRKDRMSYHVRSHDGAVHKPYNCSHCGKSFSRPDHLNSHVRQVHSTERPFKCEKCEAAFATKDRLRAHTVRHEEKVPCHVCGKMLSSAYISDHMKVHSQGPHHVCELCNKGTGEVCPMAVAAAAAAAAAAAVVTAPPTAVGSLSGAEGVPVSSQPLPSQPW
- the MAZ gene encoding myc-associated zinc finger protein isoform X5, translating into MFPVFPCTLLAPPFPVLGLDSRGVGGLMNSFPPPQGHAQNPLQVGAELQSRFFASQGCAQSPFQAAPAPPPTPQPPAAEPLQVDLLPVLAAAQESAAAAAAAAAAAAAAAVAAAPPAPAAASTVDTAALKQPPAPPPPPPPVSAPAAEAAPPVSAATIAAAAATAVVAPTSTVAVAPVASALEKKTKSKGPYICALCAKEFKNGYNLRRHEAIHTGAKAGRVPSGAMKMPTMVPLSLLSVPQLSGAGGGGGEAGAGGGAAAVAAGGVVTTTASGKRIRKNHACEMCGKAFRDVYHLNRHKLSHSDEKPYQCPVCQQRFKRKDRMSYHVRSHDGAVHKPYNCSHCGKSFSRPDHLNSHVRQVHSTERPFKCETLSSHFHFLQIRDPQGSDSFNLLPLCPHSPKL
- the MAZ gene encoding myc-associated zinc finger protein isoform X3 — its product is MDPGNWSSFIFQGHAQNPLQVGAELQSRFFASQGCAQSPFQAAPAPPPTPQPPAAEPLQVDLLPVLAAAQESAAAAAAAAAAAAAAAVAAAPPAPAAASTVDTAALKQPPAPPPPPPPVSAPAAEAAPPVSAATIAAAAATAVVAPTSTVAVAPVASALEKKTKSKGPYICALCAKEFKNGYNLRRHEAIHTGAKAGRVPSGAMKMPTMVPLSLLSVPQLSGAGGGGGEAGAGGGAAAVAAGGVVTTTASGKRIRKNHACEMCGKAFRDVYHLNRHKLSHSDEKPYQCPVCQQRFKRKDRMSYHVRSHDGAVHKPYNCSHCGKSFSRPDHLNSHVRQVHSTERPFKCEKCEAAFATKDRLRAHTVRHEEKVPCHVCGKMLSSAYISDHMKVHSQGPHHVCELCNKGFTTAAYLRIHAVKDHGLQAPRADRILCKLCSVHCKTPAQLAGHMQTHLGGAAPPVPGDAPQPQPTC